The following DNA comes from Mycolicibacterium aromaticivorans JS19b1 = JCM 16368.
CCTGAACGGTTGCTGAGCCGTTCGGCGGGATGTCAACGCCAGCATGACGTGTTCGTGCACGCTCGATGACCAACAAAAGCGAAAGGCCCCCGAGCACCGGAAATCGGTGCCGGGGGCCTTCCTGACGTGATTAACCCTTGCGGGACTTGACCGCGTCGGTCAGCTGCGGCGTGACGTTGAACAGGTCACCGACGATGCCGTAATCGGCGATCTCGAAGATCGGTGCTTCCTCGTCCTTGTTCACCGCGATGATCGTCTTGGACGTCTGCATTCCCGCGCGGTGCTGGATCGCCCCGGAGATGCCCAGCGCGATGTACAGCTGCGGCGAGACCGTCTTGCCGGTCTGGCCCACCTGGAACTGGCCCGGGTAGTAGCCGGAGTCGACGGCGGCACGCGATGCACCGACGGCGCCACCCAGCGAGTCGGCCAGTTCCTCGACCACCGAGAACTTGTCGGCACTGCCGACACCACGGCCACCGGAGACCACAACGCTGGCCTCGGTGAGCTCCGGGCGGTCGCCGGCCACGGCGGGCTCGCGCTTGGTGATCTTGGTGGCGTTCTCGGCCTGTGCAGGCACCTCGACCGTCACCTGCTCGCCGGCACCCGCTTCGGGCGCGGCGTCGACGGCACCCGGACGCAGGGTGATCACCGGGGTGTCGCCGGTGGCCTGTGCCTCGACGGTGAAGGCGCCACCGAAGATGCTGTGGACGCCCACTCCACCTTCTTTGACCTCGATGACGTCGGACAGCACACCGGCGCCGGTCCGGGCGGCCAGCCGGCCCGCGATCTCCTTGCCGTCGGCGTTGGCGGCCAGCAGCACGGCGGCCGGGGTGGCCGACTCCACCAGCGACGCCAGAACGTCGACGAACGGGGTGATGAGGTAGCCCGCGGCATCGTCCGACTCGGCGACGTAGATCTTGGCCGCACCGGCGGCCTTGAGGTCGTCGACGAGCGGCGCGGCGGTGCCTGGGGCACCGATCACGACGGCCGACGGCTCGCCAAGGGCACGGGCGGCGGTGATGAGCTCGGCGGTGACTTTCTTCACCGCACCTTCGGCGTGCTCGACGAGCACAAGTACTTCAGCCATAGCTGTTCAGCCTCTTTGTCTTTCGAATGGTCCGGGTAGCGGGATGATCTGCTAGATGATTTTCTGAGCGACCAGGTACTGGGCGATCTTGCTGCCGCCGTCGCCTTCGTCGGTGATCTTCTCGCCTGCGGTCTTCGGCGGCTTCGGCGTGGACGACAGCACCGAAGTGCCGGCGTTGGCCAGGCCGACCTCGTCGCCCTCGACGCCGATCTCGGCCAGCGTCAGGGTGGTCACTTCCTTCTTCTTCGCGGCCATGATGCCCTTGAAGGACGGGAAGCGCGGCTCGTTGATCTTCTCGTTGACGCTGATGACCGCGGGCAGTGAGGCCTCGAGGGTGAACACACCGTCGTCGGTCTCGCGCTCGCCGGTGATCTTCCCGCCCTCGACGGTCACCTTGCGCAGGTGCGTCAGCTGGGGCAGGCCGAGGTACTCGGCGATGATGGCCGGGACCGCACCGCCGGTGCCGTCGGTGGCCTCGTTGCCGGCGATGACCAGCTCGGTGCCTTCGATCGCACCCAGCGCGCGGGCCAGGGCCCAGCCGGTCTGCACCATGTCGGAGCCGTGCAAGCCGTCGTCGAGCAGGTGCACGGCCTTGTCGGCACCCATCGACAGCGCCTTGCGGATCGCCTCGGTGGCGCGCTCGGGGCCGGCGGTCAGCACGGTGACGGTGCCCGCGGCGTCGCCTTCGCGCTCCTTGATCAGAAGCGCCTCTTCAACGGCACGCTCGTTGATCTCGTCCAGCACGGCATCGGCAGCGTCGCGATCGAGCGTGTAGTCACCGTCGGACAACTTGCGCTCGGACCACGTGTCTGGGACCTGTTTGATCAGGACCACGATGTTCGTCATGAGTCTTCTACGTCCTCCTGGCAGGCGTCCTGCGGCCAGGAAAGGTCGCAAGACTTTTGGTCATTCCGCAACACACATCATGTTACCGATGGGTAACTTAGAGTGGTTCGCACGATCACCATAGCTGGTCGAAGTTTGTGTATTAGCAGCCCATCGGTACCGAGCAGTTCGCGAACCGCCAACTTCGGGTTAGCCTGCCTTGCAATGAGCGCATTCGTGACTGATGCAGGTGACAGCGGTTTGCCACTGACCGGCGAGCGGACCATCCCCGGGCTGGCGGAAGAGAACTACTGGTTTCGCCGCCACGAGGTGGTCTACCGCCGCCTGCTCGACCTTTGCGCAGGTCGTGAGGTGCTGGAAGCGGGCTGCGGGGAGGGCTATGGCGCCGACCTGATCGCCTCGGTGGCGCGCCGGGTGGTTGCGGTGGACTACGACGCGGCGACGGTGGCGCATGTGGCCGCGCGCTACCCCCGGGTCGAGGTCGTCGAAGGCAACCTCGCAGCACTGCCCCTGCCGGACGCTTCAGTTGACGTTGTGGTGAACTTCCAGGTCATAGAGCATTTGTGGGATCAGCCACAGTTCGTGGCCGAATGCGCCCGGGTGCTGCGACGCGGCGGACTGCTGCTGATGTCGACGCCGAACCGCATCACCTTCTCCCCCGGGCTGGACACCCCGGTCAACCCGTTCCACACCCGCGAACTCAACGCCGCCGAACTGACTGAGCTGCTGACCGGCGGCGGATTCCGGATGCGCTCGATGAGCGGGGTCTTTCATGGCGCGGGTCTGCTCGCGATGGACGAGCGGCACGGCGGCTCGATCATCGACGCCCAGATCGAGCGGGCACTGGCCGACGCACCGTGGTCCGACGAGCTGCTGGCCGATGTGACCGCCGTGGCGTGCGACGACTTCGATCTGCTGTCCGACACCGAGCGCGATATCGACGACAGCCTCGACCTGGTGGCGATCGCGGTGCGCGTATGAGCCAAGAACAGGTGCCCGGACAATTCACCCTCGTCCTGCACACCCACCTGCCGTGGTTGGCCCACCACGGCCGCTGGCCGGTCGGCGAGGAATGGCTCTACCAGTCCTGGGCGGCGGCCTACCTCCCGCTGATGCGGGTGTTGCGGACGCTGGCCGCCGAGGGCCGTCGCGGCGTGCTCACCCTGGGTATGACACCGGTGGTCACCGCGCAACTCGATGACCCCTACTGCCTGGACGGCATGCATCGGTGGCTGGCCAATTGGCAGCTGCGGGCGCTCGAAGCGGCCACCCTGCGCACCCCGACCGGTGCCGGTGCCGGTACCGCGACGACTCCGGAAGCGTTGCGCGAGTTCGGTATTCGCGAGTATGACGAAGCCGGGCGCGCCCTTGAGGATTTCAGCACGCTGTGGCGGCACGGCGCCAGCCCGCTGTTGCGCCAGCTGATCGACGCCGGCACCGTCGAGCTGCTGGGCGGCCCGCTCGCTCACCCGTTCCAGCCGCTGCTCAATCCGCGGCTGCGCGAATTCGCGCTACGCGAGGGCCTGGCCGACGCCGGCCAGCGCTTCGCGCACACGCCGAAAGGCATCTGGGCACCCGAATGTGCTTACGCCCCAGGCATGGAACACGACTACGCCGCCGCCGGAGTCGGACATTTCATGGTCGACGGCCCGTCGCTGCACGGCGACACCACACTGGGCCGGCCGGTCGGAACGACCGGCGTGGTGGCGTTCGGCCGCGACCTGCAGGTCAGTTACCGGGTGTGGTCGCCCAAATCGGGCTACCCCGGCCATGCCGCGTACCGCGACTTCCACACCTACGACCATCTGACCGGCCTCAAGCCCGCACGGGTCACCGGCCGTAACGTCGACTCGGACGCCAAAGCCCCCTACGACCCGCAGCGCGCAGACAACGCCATCGACACCCATGTCGCCGACTTCGTCGGAGTCGTCCGGCAGCGGTTGATCTCGGAGTCGCAGCGCATCGGCCGCCCCGCACACGTGGTGGCCGCCTTCGACACCGAACTGTTCGGGCACTGGTGGTACGAAGGCCCGATCTGGCTCGAGCGGTTGCTGCGCGCACTGCCCGAAGCCGGCGTCCGGGTCGGCACGCTCAGCGATGCACTGTCCGCAGGGTACGTCGGCACGCCCGTCGAATTACCGCCCAGCTCTTGGGGATCCGGCAAGGACTGGCAGGTCTGGGACGGCGAGCAGGTAGCCGACATCGTCGCGCTCAACACCGAGGTCGTCGACACCGCCTTGACGACCGTCGACAAGGCGCTCGCACACCGCGGGGCCGCCCCCGGCCGGGATGTCGTCGCCGACCAGATCCTGCGCGAGACGCTGCTGACGGTGTCCAGCGACTGGCCGTTCATGGTCAGCAAGGATTCCGCGGCCGACTACGCGCGCTACCGCGCACACCTGCACGCCCACGCCGCCCGGGAGATCTCCGACGCGTTGGCATCGGGACGCCGCGACGCCGCCGAACGGCTGGCCGCGGGCTGGAACCGGGCCGATGGGTTGTTCGGCGCACTCGACGCCCGGCGGCTGCCCCGATGAAGATCCTGATGGTGTCGTGGGAATACCCGCCGGTGATCATCGGCGGGCTGGGGCGTCACGTCTACCAACTGGCGACCGCGCTGGCCGCCGACGGTCACGACGTCGTGGTGCTCTCCCGGCGTCCGTCGGGCACCGATCCCAGCACGCACCCGACCACCGACGAGGTGCACGAGGGTGTGCGGGTGATCGCCGCCGCGCAGGACCCGCACGAATTCGAGTTCGGCCGCGACATGATGGCCTGGACGATGGCCATGGGCCACGCCATGATTCGCGCCGGGCTGACCTTGCGGGCCAAGGACTGGCAGCCCGACATCGTGCACGCCCACGACTGGCTGGTCGCCCACCCGGCCATCGCCCTGGCCGAATTCTTCGACGTGCCCATGGTTTCCACCGTGCACGCCACCGAGGCCGGTCGGCATTCCGGCTGGGTGTCCGGCCAGATCAGCCGCCAGGTGCACGCGGTCGAATCCTGGTTCGTCCGGGAGTCCGACTCGCTGATCGCCTGCTCGGCATCCATGGCCGACGAGATCGGTGAGCTGTTCGGCCCGGACCTGGGCGAGATAGTCGTGATTCGCAACGGAATCGATTCCAGCCGTTGGCCGTTCGCGTCTCGGCACGCCTCATCAGGCCCACCGGAGTTGTTGTACATCGGCCGACTCGAGTACGAGAAGGGCGTGCACGACGCGATCGCGGCGTTACCACGCATCCGGCGTACCCATCCGGGAACGACGTTGACGATCGCCGGCGACGGCACCCAGCAGGACTGGCTCGTGGAGGTAGCCCGAAAGCACAAGGTGCTCAAAGCCGTTCACTTTGCCGGCCGGGTCGACCACGACGAGTTGCTGCGCCTGCTGCACCGCGCCGATGCCGCGGTGCTGCCCAGCCACTACGAGCCGTTCGGCATCGCCGCGCTCGAGGCGGCCGCGGCGGGCATCCCGCTGGTCACGTCCACCGCCGGTGGTCTCGGCGAAGCCGTCATCGACGGCGAGACCGGAGTGTCCTTCCCGCCACGCGACGTCACCGCGCTGGCCGCGGCCGTGCGTCGCGTTCTGGACGATCCCGGCGCCGCGCAGCAGCGAGCCATCGCCGCGCGGGACCGGTTGACGTCCGATTTCGACTGGCACACCGTGGCGGCCGAGACCGCTCAGGTGTACCTGGCCGCCAAGCGCCACGAGCGCGATCCCCTGCCGCGCCGGCCGATCATCGAGCACGCACTGCCGGGACGCTGATGCTCACGGCGTCCAGATCAGCAGATCCTCCATGCCGTTGTTCATGGTGACGGTGGTCGGCGCCGGCCCGGTGACGTCGAAGTGGATCTTGCCTGTCGCCGTGGCGCCCTGCGGGATGGTTGCACCGCTGATGTTGGACGGTGCGGCGACCATCCACAGCACCCGATACGCCGCCTGATTCGGAGCGACGGCGTTGAACTGCGAGATGGCGGGCGTGACCGGGCCGCTGATCGCGTCGACGGTGGCGGTCGCCTCCCACAGTCGGCCCTCCACCGGATAGCCGGGCATCACGTCGCTGCTGGGTTTGAGGTCACTGACCTTCCAGCTCAACGAGACCTGGCCGACGCTGTCGGTCATCGTCAGCGGGCTGCCCAGTCTGCCGACGATGGGATAGTCGGCCGCCGCCGAAAACGGCGCGGCCGCCAGCACGATGAGTGCGCTCAACGCGATGGCCAGTAGAGCCTTGGTGGAACTGGAGATCTTCACAGTGCCCTCCCCGATGAAGACATTGAATGGACGCCTTTGGCATAACCCCGGACGAACGCCGGAAGATAGTGCCCAAAGACCCGGGGAGAGATGACTTACGCCTCTAGACGGGACGCCTTCTTGCGTTCGATGTCGGCCAGCGCCGCCGCCAGTTCGGCGCGCTGCGCGGCCGAGGTATCCCAGGCGAGCTTACGGTTCTTGACGACCTTGGCCGGCGAGCCGACGGCGATCGAGAAATCCGGGATATCACCCTTCACCACAGCGTGGGCGCCCAGGACGCAGCCCCGCCCGACCGTCGTACCGCGCAGCACGGTCACCTTCGCCGCGATCCAGGTGTCCGGCCCGATCCGCACCGGACTCTTGACGATCCCCTGATCTTTGATCGGCATCTCGATGTTGTCCATCTTGTGGTCGAAGTCGCAGACGTAGCACCAGTCGGCCATCAGCGCCGAGTCACCCAGTTCGATGTCCAGGTAGCAGTTGATGACGTTGTCGCGGCCCAGCACCACTTTGTCGCCGAACCGCAGCGAGCCCTCATGCGCGCGGATGGTGTTCTTGTCGCCGATGTGCACCCAGCGCCCGATCTCGAGTTGCGCCAGTTCGGGGGTGGCGTGGATCTCGACGTCCTTGCCGAGGAACACCATCCCGCGGGTGATGATGTGCGGATTCGCCAGCTTGAACTTCAGCAGGCGCCAGTAGCGCACCAGGTACCAGGGCGTATAGGCCCGGTTCGCGATGACCCAGCGCAGCGAGTCCCTGGTCAGGAAGCGCGCCTGCCGCGGATCCCGCAGGCGCGAACCCATCCACCGCTTGTGGAGCGGCGATCCCCACATCGTCGTCATGGCCTGAGAGCCTAGTGGAGGTCCGGGGCGGGTTACCCTCGCCTGTACTGACACAGGAGCGCGATGGCGCGATGGGAAGGTGACACGGGTGCTGCGGCGATTGCTCGCGTTGGCGTCGGCCGCGCTGGTCGTGATCGGTTTGGCTGGTTGCGGCAACACGGACTCCTGGGTGCAGTCCACCGCGGCGCACGGCTGGTCGGCCCAATACGCCGACGCCGCCAACAGCAGCTACACCGGCACGGGCGGCGCCTCGGCGCTCCGGCTGAAGTGGAGCCGCTCGGTGAAGGGCGAGCTCGGCGCGGGCGCCGCACTCGGTGACGGGAGCTACCTAGCGGCGAACGGGCAGACCGCCGGCGGCTGTTCGCTGATGGTGTGGGAGAACGACAACAACGGCAGGCAACGCTGGTGCACCCGCATGGTGCTCGGCGGCGGCTTCGCCAGCCCGCTGTTCGACCAGTTCGACAATCTGTTCATTGGCCAGCCCGGCATGATGCAGTCCTACCCGCCGACCCAGTGGATCCGCTGGCGCCAGAACGTCATCGGAATGCCCACGACTGCACGGTTTCTCGGTGGCGACCAGTTGCTTGTGGTCACCCATCTCGGGCAGGTGCTGGTGTTCGACTCCCACGCCGGTGACGTGACCGGCACCCCGGTGGATCTCGTCGAGGGCCTCGACCCGACTGATTCGGTCCGCGGGCTGGCCGATTGCGCTCGGGGAATGCCGCAGTGCCCGGTGGCCGCACCCCCTGCCTACGCCACCGCGACCCGCACCATCGTCGTGAGTCTGTGGCTGCCCGGCGCCAAGGCGTCGACGCTCGTCGGCTTGCAGTACCACCCCGGCCAGACCCCGCTGCTCACCCGCGAGTGGACGTCGGACGCCATCGCCGCCGGCGTGCTGGCCGCGCCGGTGGCGTCCGCCGACGGGACCACCGTGTACGTCACCGGCCGCGACCACAAACTGTGGGCGTTGAAGACTTCCGACGGTAAGCCGAAATGGTCTGTGCCGCTGGACTTTCTGCCTCAGACCCCGCCATCGGTGTCACCTGACGGGCTGATCGTCGTGGGCGGCGGCCCCAATACCCACCTGGTTGCGCTTAAGGACGCAGGCGACCGGGCCCAGGTTGCCTGGCGCCGCGCGGATGTCACACCGTTGTGCACGTCGAGTCGGGCCGGCAGTGTGGCCTACACGGTGGTCGCGGGCTCGCCGTCGGGACTGTCGTTGCTGGCGTTCGACCCCGCTGACGGTCACACCCTCAACAGCTATCCCCTGCCACAGGCCGATGGCTTCCCGGTGGGGGTGTCGGTCGGTCTCGATCGGCGGGTCGTGGTGGCTACCAGCGCCGGCCAGTTGTACAGCTTCGACCCGGCCTAGGTGAGCTGCAGCGGCGGGAGCGCTGTCCGCGGCACCGAGGCCGAGGTGGCCCCGGCGTCCGACGGCAGCAGCTCGCCCTGACCGAAATAGAAGATCACCGCATCGTCGGTGATGGCGAAATTCTGATAATGCGACGGGTCGAGTCCGTCGCCGGTGGCGATCACGCCGGTCAGACCGGTCTGCCGTTCGAGGTCGGCTTGCACGATCGGGAATATCGTGTTGAGAACCTTGGCGTCGGGCGGAAAGAGCGTCTCGAACGTCACCGGCTTTCGGTGCGCCACATCGTAGGTGAACGCCTTGTACCAGGTTGTCGGACGGGCGCCGCCGACGTCTTGGAAGAGTTTCAGCACCACGCTCTGGGTGGCACCCGGCGGCGGTCCTGAGGTGAATGATTCTGTGGTGACGTCCATTTCGTACGGCACATTGCGGATCGACGGCATCTGCGCGACATTGATGAATCCCTCGCGGTTTTGCGTCAGGTAGTCCAGGACGGCCTGCTCGTCGGCGTAGTCGGTGGGGAACCGCAGATCCATTGTGTAGCCGGAGGCGGCGGTGTGGACATGGCAGACATTGCCGGCCTCCATGGTTCCGCTCATGGCCGCGCAGTCGGTCGCCGCACCGGCGACCGCGATGGATTGTTCGGCGATCAGCACGCCGAAGACCAGCAGGGTGGCCAGATGGGAAATGCGCATTCGTCGACAGTCCTCGCGCTCGAAGACGGCACCGGCGCCGCTGGCCGCCAGCGTACCCGCGCTAGGTGTTTGCCGCGGACGCTCGACAGAGGAAGACAGCAGATCGCTCCCCCGCGCCGGCGCCGATCCGGGTGATCACCAGCGATAGCGAGGCGCGTCCGGCCGGCCGCAGCCGACGACGGAGTGCGTCCGGATCGACGCCGACACCGCGCACCAGGATTTCGAGCTGCCCGCAATCACGCTGTGAGAGTGCTTGGCGCAGAATCTTTTCCCGTAACGGCAGCTCGTCGAGCACTTCGAAGCCACGCACCCCGGCTGGCACGTGATCGCCACTGAGGTAGGCGATCTCCGGGTCCAGCTGCCACAACCCGTGCCGGGCCGCGTAATGGCGGACCAGTCCGGCGCGCACGATCGCCCCGTCCGGGTCGACGATCCAGCGGCCGGTGGGGCGGGTCGGGCAGTCGTCAGGGTCGGCGTCGGTGATCACCTCGCCGCGATCCAGGACGCAGGCCCGCCGGCGTACTCCGGGTGTGGCCAGCGCAGGCGACCACAGACAGGCCTCCCGCACCGAACCGCCGGCCGAGGTCACCTCGATCTCGCCTTCGAAGCCCATCTCTGCGACCGCCTCGAAATCGATTCCGGGCGCGCACTTCACGACGGTGGGGCAGCCGCGATAGACGTCGAACAGTGCGTCCAGCGGTGGCACGTAGTCGCGCGGATCGAAGCGACGACGCCCGCCCGAGCGACGCGCCGGATCGAGCAGCACCACGGCGGCGCGGCTCACCGGGTGCAGTGCATCGGCACGGCACAGCGCCACGTCCGGCACGTTGTGGCGGGCCATCGCCAGGCGCACCTCGTCGATGTCGCTGCCGACGAGCGCGGCCGCCGTGGACCGCAACGCGGCCAACTCGGTGCCGATCGAACATGTCGCGTCGTGCACCACCGCACCGGCCAGGCGGGCGGCCCGATGCCGGGCCACCGGCTCGGCGGTGGCCTGCTGCAGGGCGTCGTCGGTGAACAACCACTGCGACACCTCGCCCAGGTCCCCGAGTTTGGCGACGGCCTTGCGGCGCAACAACGTCGTTTCGACCAGCGCGGTGGCGCGCTCGGCGAACCGGTCGCGGATCGCGGTGATGTCGGCGAGCCGGGTGGAATCGGTCAGCCGATAGCCGGCGACCTCGGCCAGCGCCGCCACACCGGCGTCACTGGTGAGGTAGGTGACGTCGTCGCGCCCGAAGGTCAGGACGGCTTGACCCCGGTGATCATGACGTTGTAGTACCAGCCCTTGGGCACGACGCGCCGCCAGAGGTTGTCATCCACCCAGCTCAGGCCGATCCAGCTGTTGAAGGCGAACTTGGCGTAGCCCCAGCCCAGCTTGCCGGGTGGTACCGCGGCCTCGAACGTGCGCAGCGGCCAGCCGAGCATCGCGGCGGTGAACTCAGTGGTCGAGGTCGACACCTCGACGGCACCCGCGCTGCGGGCCATCCGCTCGAGGTCGGCGGGATCGAAGGTGTGCAGGTCGACGACCGCCTCCAGCGCGGCGGCGCGCGACGACTCGTCGAGTTCGGCCTGCGGCCGCCGCCAGCCCTGAAGGCCGGGCAGCTTGGTGGCGTTGGTGGCCACTCGCCAGGTCAGCGTCGACAGGGAGCGGGCATAGGTGTTGCCGACGCTGGTCGGCTCGCCGGCGAACACGAACCGGCCGCCCGGCTTGAGCACCCGCACGACTTCGCGCAGCGACTTCTCGACGTCGGGGATGTGGTGCAGCACGGCATGTCCGACGACGAGGTCGAACGTGTTGTCCTCGTACGGGACGCCTTCGGCGTCGGCGACCCGGCCGTCGATGTCCAGACCCAGGTTCTCCCCGTTGCGGGTAGCCACCTTGACCATGCCCGGCGACAGGTCGGTCACCGAGCCGCGTCGGGCCACGCCGGCCTGGATCAGGTTGAGCAGGAAGAAGCCACTGCCGCAGCCCAGCTCCAGCGCACGGTCATAGGGCAGCTCACGCAGCTCCTCGGGGGGCACGGTGGCGTCGAAGAGATTGCGGGCGTAGTCCACGCAGCGCTTGTCGTACGAGATCGACCATTTGTCGTCGTAGCTCTCGGCTTCCCAGTCGTGGTACAGGATCTGGGCCAGTTTGCTGTCCTTGAGCGCGGCCTCGACTTGTTCCGCGGTGGCGTGCGGTTGGGGGGCCGGGTCGATCGTCGTCATCAGGGCAGCCTAACTGCCATCGCCGGCGGAGAAGACCTGGCCGTAGCGTTGCGCCTGCTCACGGGCGTCGAGCCGGCCGTCGATGAGTGCCTTGGCACCGGCCAGTGCACTCGGCTCGGCGTCGACGAACCGGCCCGCCCACGCCGCGGCGGCGTCGAAGACGTGATCGGGGGCCACCATCTCGTCGATGAGTCCGAGCGCCAGTGATTCCTTGGCGTCGACGAACCGGCCGCTGAACGCCAGTTCCTTGGCCCGCGCCGGCCCGATCGCGCCGGCCAGCCGCTCGGCTCCACCGCCGCCGGGGACCAGCCCGGCCAGGATCTCGGTGGCGCCGAGTTTGACGTTGTCACCGCTGACCCGCCAGTCGGCGGCCAGCGCCAGGCTCAGTCCAGCGCCCAGCGCGTAGCCGGTGATCGCCGCCACCGTCGGCTTGGGAATCGCCGCCACCGCATCGAGCGCATCGCGGCGCAGCCGGTCGGCGCCCTCGGCCTCGGCGCGGTTCAGCGTGCGCAGTTCGGGGACGTCGTCGCCTGCGGAGAAGATCTCGTGCCCGCCGAACAGGATCACCGTCGCGATGTCGGCGCGGTCGCCCACCTCGGCGGCCGCGTCGATGAGCTCGCGGTACGTCTGCCTGGTCAGACCGTTGGTCGGTGGGCGTGACACCAGCAGCACCCCTACTCCTCTGTGCTGCTCGCCGACGTGCACGTTGACAAACTCGCGCACCTCAGTCGCCGCCGTAACCCTGCGGGGCGCGACGGTTGCGGGCCTCGTTGTACCGATCGCTGTTGAAGAACTCGATCTCCCAGTTACCTCCGCGCACAGCGAGATTGGGTTGGACCACCACGATCTGGCGTTCCAGCGCCAGAACCTCGCCGACCGAGCGCCCCGCCAGCGAGTCCAGTTGCGTCCAGGTCGGCGGCAGCAGGAACGAGCGGGCCTCGGCGAAGTCCTCGATGGCGGCCTCCGGACTGGTCCAGGCGGCGTGATCGGATTCGGTGTTGTGGCCGTCGGCCCGCTGGCCTTCCGGCAGGGCGCCGACGAAGAAGTAGGTGTCGTAGCGGCGGGTGCGCTCTTCCTCGGGGGTGACCCAGTTGGCCCACGGCCGCAGCAGGTCGGCGCGCAGTACCAAATTCTCCCGGCGCAGGAAGTCCGAGAACGACAGGCTGCGGTCGACCAGGGCGCCGCGCGCCTCCCGATAGACCGACGCATCGGCGACGATGCCGTCCGGATCGCCGGCCGGTCCGGCGAACAGCACCCCGGACTCCTCGAACGTCTCGCGGGCCGCGGCGCACACCAGCGCTTCGGCGAGGTCCTCGTCGATGCCGAACCGGGTGGCCCACCAGTCCGGTCCCGGCCCGTACCAGGCGATGTCGGAGTTACGGTCGCGGTCATCGACACCGCCGCCCGGGAACACCATCACCCCGCCGGCGAACTCCATCGCACTATGCCGGCGCATGAGGAAAACCTCGACGCCGTCGGCCGGGGTGTCCCGGATCAGCATGACCGTCGCCGCCGGGCGC
Coding sequences within:
- a CDS encoding electron transfer flavoprotein subunit alpha/FixB family protein; the protein is MAEVLVLVEHAEGAVKKVTAELITAARALGEPSAVVIGAPGTAAPLVDDLKAAGAAKIYVAESDDAAGYLITPFVDVLASLVESATPAAVLLAANADGKEIAGRLAARTGAGVLSDVIEVKEGGVGVHSIFGGAFTVEAQATGDTPVITLRPGAVDAAPEAGAGEQVTVEVPAQAENATKITKREPAVAGDRPELTEASVVVSGGRGVGSADKFSVVEELADSLGGAVGASRAAVDSGYYPGQFQVGQTGKTVSPQLYIALGISGAIQHRAGMQTSKTIIAVNKDEEAPIFEIADYGIVGDLFNVTPQLTDAVKSRKG
- a CDS encoding electron transfer flavoprotein subunit beta/FixA family protein, with the protein product MTNIVVLIKQVPDTWSERKLSDGDYTLDRDAADAVLDEINERAVEEALLIKEREGDAAGTVTVLTAGPERATEAIRKALSMGADKAVHLLDDGLHGSDMVQTGWALARALGAIEGTELVIAGNEATDGTGGAVPAIIAEYLGLPQLTHLRKVTVEGGKITGERETDDGVFTLEASLPAVISVNEKINEPRFPSFKGIMAAKKKEVTTLTLAEIGVEGDEVGLANAGTSVLSSTPKPPKTAGEKITDEGDGGSKIAQYLVAQKII
- a CDS encoding class I SAM-dependent methyltransferase; the protein is MCISSPSVPSSSRTANFGLACLAMSAFVTDAGDSGLPLTGERTIPGLAEENYWFRRHEVVYRRLLDLCAGREVLEAGCGEGYGADLIASVARRVVAVDYDAATVAHVAARYPRVEVVEGNLAALPLPDASVDVVVNFQVIEHLWDQPQFVAECARVLRRGGLLLMSTPNRITFSPGLDTPVNPFHTRELNAAELTELLTGGGFRMRSMSGVFHGAGLLAMDERHGGSIIDAQIERALADAPWSDELLADVTAVACDDFDLLSDTERDIDDSLDLVAIAVRV
- a CDS encoding glycoside hydrolase family 57 protein — its product is MSQEQVPGQFTLVLHTHLPWLAHHGRWPVGEEWLYQSWAAAYLPLMRVLRTLAAEGRRGVLTLGMTPVVTAQLDDPYCLDGMHRWLANWQLRALEAATLRTPTGAGAGTATTPEALREFGIREYDEAGRALEDFSTLWRHGASPLLRQLIDAGTVELLGGPLAHPFQPLLNPRLREFALREGLADAGQRFAHTPKGIWAPECAYAPGMEHDYAAAGVGHFMVDGPSLHGDTTLGRPVGTTGVVAFGRDLQVSYRVWSPKSGYPGHAAYRDFHTYDHLTGLKPARVTGRNVDSDAKAPYDPQRADNAIDTHVADFVGVVRQRLISESQRIGRPAHVVAAFDTELFGHWWYEGPIWLERLLRALPEAGVRVGTLSDALSAGYVGTPVELPPSSWGSGKDWQVWDGEQVADIVALNTEVVDTALTTVDKALAHRGAAPGRDVVADQILRETLLTVSSDWPFMVSKDSAADYARYRAHLHAHAAREISDALASGRRDAAERLAAGWNRADGLFGALDARRLPR
- a CDS encoding glycosyltransferase family 4 protein, giving the protein MKILMVSWEYPPVIIGGLGRHVYQLATALAADGHDVVVLSRRPSGTDPSTHPTTDEVHEGVRVIAAAQDPHEFEFGRDMMAWTMAMGHAMIRAGLTLRAKDWQPDIVHAHDWLVAHPAIALAEFFDVPMVSTVHATEAGRHSGWVSGQISRQVHAVESWFVRESDSLIACSASMADEIGELFGPDLGEIVVIRNGIDSSRWPFASRHASSGPPELLYIGRLEYEKGVHDAIAALPRIRRTHPGTTLTIAGDGTQQDWLVEVARKHKVLKAVHFAGRVDHDELLRLLHRADAAVLPSHYEPFGIAALEAAAAGIPLVTSTAGGLGEAVIDGETGVSFPPRDVTALAAAVRRVLDDPGAAQQRAIAARDRLTSDFDWHTVAAETAQVYLAAKRHERDPLPRRPIIEHALPGR
- a CDS encoding MPT63 family protein; amino-acid sequence: MKISSSTKALLAIALSALIVLAAAPFSAAADYPIVGRLGSPLTMTDSVGQVSLSWKVSDLKPSSDVMPGYPVEGRLWEATATVDAISGPVTPAISQFNAVAPNQAAYRVLWMVAAPSNISGATIPQGATATGKIHFDVTGPAPTTVTMNNGMEDLLIWTP
- a CDS encoding acyltransferase; translated protein: MTTMWGSPLHKRWMGSRLRDPRQARFLTRDSLRWVIANRAYTPWYLVRYWRLLKFKLANPHIITRGMVFLGKDVEIHATPELAQLEIGRWVHIGDKNTIRAHEGSLRFGDKVVLGRDNVINCYLDIELGDSALMADWCYVCDFDHKMDNIEMPIKDQGIVKSPVRIGPDTWIAAKVTVLRGTTVGRGCVLGAHAVVKGDIPDFSIAVGSPAKVVKNRKLAWDTSAAQRAELAAALADIERKKASRLEA
- a CDS encoding PQQ-binding-like beta-propeller repeat protein, which codes for MASAALVVIGLAGCGNTDSWVQSTAAHGWSAQYADAANSSYTGTGGASALRLKWSRSVKGELGAGAALGDGSYLAANGQTAGGCSLMVWENDNNGRQRWCTRMVLGGGFASPLFDQFDNLFIGQPGMMQSYPPTQWIRWRQNVIGMPTTARFLGGDQLLVVTHLGQVLVFDSHAGDVTGTPVDLVEGLDPTDSVRGLADCARGMPQCPVAAPPAYATATRTIVVSLWLPGAKASTLVGLQYHPGQTPLLTREWTSDAIAAGVLAAPVASADGTTVYVTGRDHKLWALKTSDGKPKWSVPLDFLPQTPPSVSPDGLIVVGGGPNTHLVALKDAGDRAQVAWRRADVTPLCTSSRAGSVAYTVVAGSPSGLSLLAFDPADGHTLNSYPLPQADGFPVGVSVGLDRRVVVATSAGQLYSFDPA